In Thalassococcus sp. S3, the sequence AGACGCTTGAGGCGCAGGGCAGGGGCCGCGCGATGATCTCCGCCCTGCGGCTTGCCTTGACGGAAGCGCCGCGACAGGACATCGAAACGGCGCTGGACGCCGCAATCGCCAAACACGGCTTTCGGGTGACCGCCACCAAGGTGGAAAGCGACGCGGCACAGCCCCGGATCTGCTTGGAATTCTCCGAACCGCTCGTCAAGGCCGGGGTCGATTACGAGCCTTTCGTGCGTCTGCCCTCCCCCGATCTGACCGTCGAGGCCGACGGCGCGCAGCTTTGTGTGGACGGTGTTGCACACGGCGCGCGCTATCAGTTGACGATCCGCGCCGGCCTTCCCGCCGAAAGCGGAGAGACCCTGCATAAGGATTACCCCGTCACGCAATATGTCCGTGACCGCCGCCCGCAGGTGCGGTTTCCCGGTCGCTCATATGTGCTGCCCAAGACCGCCGATGCGGCGCTGCCCGTAGAGACCGTCAACGTCACCGGTCTTGACCTGCGCCTGCGCCGGATCAGCGACCGTAACCTTTTGCGCGCGGTGCAGGACGGATATTTTGGCCGGCCCCTCTCGCAGTATCAGGATCAGCGTTTCGGCGCCGAGATTGCCGAGAATGTTTGGACCGGCACCGCCGAAATAACAAGCGAGCTGAACAGGGATATGACGACGCGCCTGCCTCTTCGGGCGGCCATCGCCGGTCAGCCTGCAGGCATCTATGCACTGACCGCCCGTGTGCCGGGCGCTGATCCTTATGACGATCCCGGTGCGACGCAATGGTTCGTTCTATCCGACCTGGGCCTGTCGAGCTTGCAGGGCAATGACGGCCTGCACGTCAACGTCCGCGCGCTCTCCGACGCGGCGCCCCGGGCAGGGGTGACTGTCACGCTCGTCTCCCGTGCCAATGCCGTGCTGGGCGAGGTTGAGACGGGCGCCGACGGCTATGCGCTGTTCGCGCCCGGGCTTGTGCGGGGCACGGGCGGTGCGGCGCCAGCGATGATCCTGGCCGAAAGCGGTGTCGAGGATATCGGCTTTCTGTCTCTGACCGAGCCGGCTTTCGATCTTTCGGACCGGGGGGTCCAAGGGCGCCCGTCTGCTGGTTCCATCGACGTTTTCCTGACAACGGATCGCGGTGCCTATCGCGCCGGAGAGACCATCTTCGCCACCGTGCTGGCCCGTGATCCGCAGGTCAAGGCGCTGGGCGGCGTACCCCTGATCGCTATTCTCAACCGCCCCGACGGGGTCGAGCATGCGCGTGAGGTCTCTGTCAGGGATCTCGCAGGCGGGCATGTCTTTAGCCTGCCCTTGTCCGCGACCGTGCCACGCGGGACATGGCGGCTTCAGGTCAAAAGCGATCCCGACGGGCCGCTTCTGGCCAGCCAGACCCTTCTGGTCGAGGATTTCTTGCCCGAACGCATTGATTTCGACCTCAGCCTGCCCGACGCGCCCCTGCGCGCCGGCGACACGCCGCCCCTGACGATCTCCGCCCGTTACCTCTTTGGCGCGCCAGGCGCGGATCTGCCGATTGACGGAGAGGTCGTGCTGCGCCCGATCCGGCAAAGCGCCGATTGGCCGGGCTTCCTCTTCGGCCGATACGATGCCGAGACGAGGCCCTTGCGCACGACATTCGGTGGTCAGCGCACCGGTCCGGACGGGCAGGCCTCTGTCCCTGTGACGCTGCCTTTGCCGGAAACATCCGACCGCCCGATGGAGGCACAGATCATCGCGCGGCTCTCCGAAGGCTCCGGCCGCCCGGTGGAGCGAAACCTGACCGTGCCCGTTCAGCCCGCAGGCCCGGTGATCGGCCTGCGCCCTCTCTTTGATGATGTCGTGTCCGAAGGGGGCGAGGCGGCGTTCCGGATGATCGGCCTGTCGCCTGACCTGACGCCCCAGCCGATGCGCGTACGCTGGACGCTCAACCGCGTCGAGACGCGGTATGAATGGTATCAACTCTACGGCAACTGGAATTGGGAGCCCACCACCCGCCGGACCCGTATTGCCACGGGCGAAGTCGAGCTGGACACGACGCCCCTAGAGATCTCGCAGCCGGTGGAGTGGGGCGAATATGAGCTGGTTGCCGAACGGCTCGACGGGACCTATGCCGAAACCGCGATGCGCTTTTATGCGGGCTGGTATGCGCCCGCCGATGCGTCCTCCACCCCCGACACGCTGGAATTGTCCCTCGACAAACCCAGCTACCGACCCGGCGAAACGGCCCAGCTTCGCATTGTTCCGCGCCATGCAGGCACTGCCTTGATCCAGGTCGTCTCCGACCGTTTGATCGAGCGTCACGCGGTCGAGGTGGAGGCGGGCGAGGCGCTGATCCCGCTCGACGTAACCGAGGAATGGGGGAAGGGCGCCTATGTCTCCGCCACCGTGCTGCGGGCCATGGATGTCCCGGCCGGGCAGATGCCCGCGCGGTCGCTTGGGATCGCCCATGCCGCGATAGATCCGGGCGATGCGGCCCTGTCGGTCGCTTTGTCCGTGCCTGATAATCCGCGCCCCCGGCAGGATATGCGGGTCCGCGTCTCCGTCTCCGGCGGGGCGGAGGGAGAGATGGCGTGGGTCACGCTGGCCGCCGTCGATCTGGGGATCCTCAATCTCACCGGTTTTCAAAGCCCCGACCCTCAAGGCCACTATTTCGGCCAGCGCCAGTTGGGGATGGAGATGCGGGATGTCTATGGACGTCTCATCGACGGGATGAACGGCGCGCTTGGCGTCGTACGATCGGGGGGCGATGCGGGATCCGGCATGCGCCGCCAATCCCCGCCCCCCACGCAGAACCTGATGGCGGTCTTCTCCGGCCCCGTGGAGATCGGGCCAGAGGGCGAAACCTTCATCAACGTTCCTGTCTCTGCTTTCAACGGCACTGTGCGCCTGATGTCGGTCGCCTGGTCTGACACCGGTGTCGGGCAGGCAACGACGGATGTTGTGCTGCGCGATCCGGTCGTGGTCACGGCAAGCCTGCCGCGTGTGCTTGCACCCGGCGACAGCAGCCGGCTGCGGCTGGAGCTTGCTCATGCCGAAGGGCCAGCGGGGGAGATGCAGGTCACGCTGACGGCCCCGTCCGCTCTTCGCTTTGCCCAGATGCAGGCCAGTGTCACGCTGATCGAAGGGGGCCGAGCCACGTTGGATTTACCCGTCGAGGCTTTGGAAATCGGCGATCACGTGATGACCGCGACGCTCACCACGCCTGCGGGCCGGACGCTGTCGCAAAAGCTCACCCTGCCCGTCCGCGTCAACGATCCCGCCGTGGCCACCACGCGCCGCTTTTCGCTGGGCGCGGACGAGACCTTTACGCTGGACGAGGAGGTTTTTGCGGATCTTCGGGCAGGCACCGGCTCTGCGCTGATCTCCGCCGGGCCTCTGGCCCGGTTCGACGCGCCGGGCTTGCTGAGCCAACTGGATCGTTATCCCTATGGCTGCACCGAACAGGTCACGTCCCAGGCGATGCCGCTCCTCTATCTGAGTTCCGTGGCGGAGGCGTCCGGTCTGGGCACTGCCCCCAAGGTCGATGCCCAGATTGCAGAGACCATCGCGCAAATCCTGACCCGGCAGGCGTCGAACGGGGCCTTCGGTCTTTGGCGGGCGCAGTCGGGGGAGTTCTGGCTGGACGCATATGTCGGCGACTTCCTCAGCCGCGCCCGCGCCCAGGGTCATGAGATGCCTGACCGCGCTTTCCGGCTGGCCATGGACAATCTGCGCAATCGTGTGAACTTCGCGCCCGATTTTGACCGGGGGGGTGAGGACATTGCTTATGCGCTGATGGTGCTGGCTCGCGAAGGGGCCGCGTCGATGGGTGATCTGCGCTACTATGCCGATGTCAAAGGCGATGCTTTCGCAACGCCCCTCGCGGCGGCACAGCTGGGTGCGGCATTGGCCTCTTACGGAGATCAGACGCGGGCCGACCGGATGTTTGCCCGCGCCGTGCGTCTGCTCCTGTCGGATCAGGACCCCGACACACCGGTCTGGCGCGCCGATTTCGGCACTTCGTTGCGGGATGCTGCCGGTGTTCTGACGCTAGCCGCGGAAGCGGGCAGTCAGGTTGTCGACACCACCGCGCTCAGCCGTCGGATTGCCGCGCAGCCCGGTCGCCGCTCTACGCAGGAGGCGGCCTGGTCGCTTCTGGCGGCCCATGCGCTGATCGACGGTCCGGGGGCTGAAGGACTTGAGGTGAACGGGGCGCCTGTTTCCAGCCCCTTCGTGCGTCTGCTTGAGGCAGGCATGGCCAACGGCAGTTACGCTGTCACATCGTCCCGGCCGACCGATATCACGCTGACCACCATCGGGGTGCCGCTCACCCCGCCTGGGGCAGGCGGGACCGGGTTTTCCATCGAACGCTCCTATTTCGATCTCGACGGCCAGCCGCTCGATCCTGCCGCCCTTGGAGTCGGACAGCGGTTTGTCACGGTGCTTGAGGTCGTGCCGTTCGAAGAGACCGGCGCGCGGCTCATCATCGACGATCCGCTGCCCGGCGGGGTGGAAATCGACAATCCCAACCTATTGCGGGCCGGTGATGTGCGTGCGCTCGACTGGTTGGAGCCGTCGCGCGTCGAACATGCCGAGTTCCGTTCTGACCGCTTTGTGGCCGCGGTCGACTTGCGGGGCAGCCGGACCGTACGGCTAGCCTATGTCGCGCGCGCCGTCACGCCGGGCGCTTATCATCATCCCGCCGCCTCTGTCGAAGACATGTATCGCCCTCGCTTTCGGGCCCGCACCGCAACAGGTCGGGTGGTCGTGACAGAATGAGACGCTGGGGCCTGATCGCGCTTGCGCTGCTGCTGTTGGTCGCGGCGGGCGCGCGGGACGCGTTCGATGCCTGGATCGCGCGGACGGATCTTCCGCTGCTCCTGGCCGAAACCTCTGTCGAGGTGCGGGACCGGAACGGGGCACTTTTGCGCGCCTATCAGGTGGAGGAGGGCCGATGGCGCATGGATCTGTCAGTCGAGGCCGTCGATCCCCGGTATCTCGAGATGCTGGTGGTCTATGAGGACAAGCGGTTTTGGCGCCATGGCGGCGTCGATCTGCTGGCTCTGGCACGCGCCGTCGGACAGGTGGCCTGGAACGGCCGGGTGGTCTCAGGCGGATCGACACTGACGATGCAGGTGGCGCGCCTTCTGGAGAACAGCGGCACCGGGGCCTGGCCCGGAAAGCTGCGCCAGATGCGGCTGGCCTGGGCGCTGGAGCGACGGATGAGCAAGCGGGAGATCCTGACGCTCTATCTGCTCCATGCGCCTTACGGGGGGAATATCGAAGGTCTGCGGGCGGCGACCCTGTCCTGGTTCGGCAAGGAACCGCACCGCCTGACGCCGTCCGAGGCTGCGTTTCTTGTTGCGCTGCCTCAGGCGCCCGAAGCCAGGCGACCGGACCGAGCGCCACAGGCCGCTCTTGCAGCACGCGACCGGGTGCTGAGCCGCCTTGCGCGGGCCGGAGTGCTGACCGGCGAAGAGCAAGACGCCGCGCGAGAGACCCGGCTGCCGGACCGCATGCGACCGATGCCGCGATATGCGCCTCACCTTTCCGATCGAGTGGTCCGGTCCCGCCCCGGCACGATGCGCCATGATCTTACCGTGGACCTGCCGGTACAGCGCGCGATGGAGGTGCTGTTGCGCGAGGCGGTGCGCGGCAAGGCGGGCCGCCTGTCGGCCGCGATTGTCGTTGCGGATCACAGAAGCGGGGAAGGTCTGGCGTCTGTCGGGTCTCCGGTCTATGCGGCGGGTGCGCATCAGGGTTTTGTCGATATGACCCGGGCGTTGAGATCGCCGGGGTCGACGCTGAAGCCGCTGGTCTACGGGCTGGCCTTCGACCGGGGGCTCGTCCATCCCGAAACGCTGATCCATGACGGGCCGGTGCAGATCGGACGATATGCGCCGCGGAATTTCGACGGGATCTTTCGGGGCGATATACGGATCCGCGATGCATTGACGCTGTCGCTGAATATTCCGGTCGTGTTGCTGACGCAGGAGATGGGCGCCGCGCGCCTGATGGTGGCCCTGAGGCGTGCGGGGGTGCCGGCACGACTGTCGGGTGGCAAGCCGGGTCTTGCCGTCTCTCTTGGTGGCGTTGGCGTGAGCCTTGAGGGTCTCGTGCAGCTTTACGCGGGTCTGGCAGGTGGCGGCGAGGGCCGGCCGTTGCGCTGGTCCGCGGATGTGAAGCCGGCCCCGGTCAAACGGGTGATGGGGGAGGTGGCGGCCTGGCAGGTGGGTCATATCCTGGCCGGCCTCGCGCCGCCGCCTGGCGCGGCAGCGGGCGTGCTGGCTTACAAGACGGGGACGTCCTACGGGCATCGCGACGCATGGGCCATTGGCTGGGATGGACGCCACGTGATCGGCGTCTGGATGGGGCGCGCGGACGGAACGCCGGTTCCGGGCGCCTTCGGCGGCGATCTTGCCGCACCGGTTCTGTTCGAGGCTTTCAACCGGCTCAAGCCACGCTTCGATCCGCTGCCGCCGCCTCCGGCGGCGACGCTTCTGGTCGGTGCTGCGCACCTTCCGCCACCGCTGCAAAGGTTTCGGCCAAGGGGCGCGGGCTTCGCCCGCGATGCCGCTGCGCCGCAGCTTGTCTTTCCGCCGGACGGTGCAGTCCTCGCCTCCGGCTCGGATCCGCTGACGCTCAAGCTCAGGGGCGGCACGCCTCCCTTCGCGGTGCTGCGGGACGGCGCGCCGCTGCGCACCGGCATCCGGCAGCGGGAGGTCGAGGTGCCACGTCCGGGACCAGGTTTTGCGACGTTCAGCGTGGTGGATGCCGCGGGCCAGGCTGATCGCGTTCAGATCCAACACCGATAATCAAAGAGGGAGAGAGACGATGTTTCGATTTTTCAGTGCCATGTGTCTGGGCGCGTTAGCGGCTGGTTCAGCGCTGGCCGCCTGTGCAACGGATGCGCAGATCTCGGCCTTTGTGGAGGATTACATGGCCAACACGCCGACGGCTGCGTTGGCGGCGGATGGCACGATGGAGGATGCGCTTTGCACGCAAGCCAAGGTGGCGGAGGCGCTGAGCGCCAAGATGGGGCCGGTCATTGGCTACAAGGCGGGGCTGACCAGTCGCCCTGCGCAGGAGCGGTTTGGCGTGGAGGAACCGGTGCACGGCGTGCTGTACCGGGACATGATGCTGGAGGATGGCGCGTCGGTGCCGGTTCAGTTCGGCGCGATCCCGATGTTCGAAGCGGATCTGGTCCTTGTGGTCGGCAGTGAAGCCATCAACCAGGCCCAGAACAGCCGGGAGGTGATGACGCATCTTTCAGCCATCCACCCCTTCATCGAATTGCCGGATCTGACCTATGCACAGGGTGAGCCGATCAACGCTGTCACGCTGACCGCCATCGGCGTGGCGCCGAAGCTGGGTGTTCTTGGGCCGGCGCTGGACGTCCCGGATCATGACGCATTGTCGGAGATGAACGTGACGGTCACCGCAGCGGACGGCACCCTGTTGGCGGAGGCCCCGGGGGCCGCGGTGCTGGGGCATCCAGCGAATTCGGTGCTTTGGCTGGTTTCAAAGGGGATTGAATTGAAGCCCGGTGATCTGGTGAGCGTCGGATCCATCGGCCCCCTGATCCCGCCGGCGAAGGCCAAAGGGGGCGCAACTGTCCGCTACCTGGGTCTGCCGGGCGATCCCGAGGTCAGCGTGGTCTTTGAAGAATAGCAGTTTCGCCGCGCGGTGCGCGGCGACCGACCGTGGGACTGCGTCCCCCGGACCCCCGCGCTGCCTCCATGCAGGACGTGTCACAGTGCGTGAGAGGTCCTGGTTTGGATATTTCTGACCCAAAGAAGGGATCAGCGCGGGCGCCATGATGTCCATCCAAGCGCGACAAGCAGGCCGAGCGTGGCAATGATTGCGCCCATAATTTCGGTCAAGCTTGGGATTTCACCGCTGATAGGCGCGCCGATTGTCAGCGTGAAGACTGGAACAAGTGCGGGAAAAAGAGCTGCGGTGCCTGCCCCTAAAAGTGCAACGGCGCGTCCGAACGCCAAGATCGCCAGCACGCTTGCGCAAAGTCCGTGAACGATCATCTGCACCAGAAGGACCTGCGTGGGCAAAGCCTGGATCGGCGCCCATCCGAACAGCAAAAGACAGAGCGGCGCGATGGTCAGACCGGACAGGACTGCGATTGCCGCGGCGGCCTGCAGCCCACCGATCTGCCAGTGCTTGAGCAGCAGTGTGAAGACCGCCCAGCAGAGGCCCGCGCCTATGAAGAGCAGATCGCCCCGCCAGGCGCCGTCCAACGGAACGCCGCTTTGCCCGAAACCGATAAAGAGAAGGCCCAGCACGATCAGCCCTGCTCCGGCAAAGCGGACCAGAGGCGCCCGTTCGCCCAACACCAGCGCCGCTCCGATCAGACTGCTGAGC encodes:
- a CDS encoding DMT family transporter, which codes for MSVPTSSADPTAAWRAGVFYGVAASVMWASFMIATRTGTIAGLRPSDLLVLRFGTAALIVLPWVLARGIGDLGGVGWRRGIALSLFAGPPFFGLTVLGYTYAPLAHGAVIQPSVAALSSLIGAALVLGERAPLVRFAGAGLIVLGLLFIGFGQSGVPLDGAWRGDLLFIGAGLCWAVFTLLLKHWQIGGLQAAAAIAVLSGLTIAPLCLLLFGWAPIQALPTQVLLVQMIVHGLCASVLAILAFGRAVALLGAGTAALFPALVPVFTLTIGAPISGEIPSLTEIMGAIIATLGLLVALGWTSWRPR
- the pbpC gene encoding penicillin-binding protein 1C, with the translated sequence MRRWGLIALALLLLVAAGARDAFDAWIARTDLPLLLAETSVEVRDRNGALLRAYQVEEGRWRMDLSVEAVDPRYLEMLVVYEDKRFWRHGGVDLLALARAVGQVAWNGRVVSGGSTLTMQVARLLENSGTGAWPGKLRQMRLAWALERRMSKREILTLYLLHAPYGGNIEGLRAATLSWFGKEPHRLTPSEAAFLVALPQAPEARRPDRAPQAALAARDRVLSRLARAGVLTGEEQDAARETRLPDRMRPMPRYAPHLSDRVVRSRPGTMRHDLTVDLPVQRAMEVLLREAVRGKAGRLSAAIVVADHRSGEGLASVGSPVYAAGAHQGFVDMTRALRSPGSTLKPLVYGLAFDRGLVHPETLIHDGPVQIGRYAPRNFDGIFRGDIRIRDALTLSLNIPVVLLTQEMGAARLMVALRRAGVPARLSGGKPGLAVSLGGVGVSLEGLVQLYAGLAGGGEGRPLRWSADVKPAPVKRVMGEVAAWQVGHILAGLAPPPGAAAGVLAYKTGTSYGHRDAWAIGWDGRHVIGVWMGRADGTPVPGAFGGDLAAPVLFEAFNRLKPRFDPLPPPPAATLLVGAAHLPPPLQRFRPRGAGFARDAAAPQLVFPPDGAVLASGSDPLTLKLRGGTPPFAVLRDGAPLRTGIRQREVEVPRPGPGFATFSVVDAAGQADRVQIQHR
- a CDS encoding alpha-2-macroglobulin family protein, translated to MRGFAGFLAWLFLVPALAAQNALPEGRYLVTRDVDFYGADLEALFDTDLSACIRACSANSACQAFTFNARSNACFPKSTVSDRTPYEGAVSAEKIATGPDLITAAPALAANLDFLPGGTMARAANEARDLGFRHPWSGQPLDALLQAARTRAAAGDPTGAMRWTGIAVSLSDRSDLWLDYARYLMAINPSSGQDRRRYRDRGLLATVNAYLRGTSGAARANALVTMAQTLEAQGRGRAMISALRLALTEAPRQDIETALDAAIAKHGFRVTATKVESDAAQPRICLEFSEPLVKAGVDYEPFVRLPSPDLTVEADGAQLCVDGVAHGARYQLTIRAGLPAESGETLHKDYPVTQYVRDRRPQVRFPGRSYVLPKTADAALPVETVNVTGLDLRLRRISDRNLLRAVQDGYFGRPLSQYQDQRFGAEIAENVWTGTAEITSELNRDMTTRLPLRAAIAGQPAGIYALTARVPGADPYDDPGATQWFVLSDLGLSSLQGNDGLHVNVRALSDAAPRAGVTVTLVSRANAVLGEVETGADGYALFAPGLVRGTGGAAPAMILAESGVEDIGFLSLTEPAFDLSDRGVQGRPSAGSIDVFLTTDRGAYRAGETIFATVLARDPQVKALGGVPLIAILNRPDGVEHAREVSVRDLAGGHVFSLPLSATVPRGTWRLQVKSDPDGPLLASQTLLVEDFLPERIDFDLSLPDAPLRAGDTPPLTISARYLFGAPGADLPIDGEVVLRPIRQSADWPGFLFGRYDAETRPLRTTFGGQRTGPDGQASVPVTLPLPETSDRPMEAQIIARLSEGSGRPVERNLTVPVQPAGPVIGLRPLFDDVVSEGGEAAFRMIGLSPDLTPQPMRVRWTLNRVETRYEWYQLYGNWNWEPTTRRTRIATGEVELDTTPLEISQPVEWGEYELVAERLDGTYAETAMRFYAGWYAPADASSTPDTLELSLDKPSYRPGETAQLRIVPRHAGTALIQVVSDRLIERHAVEVEAGEALIPLDVTEEWGKGAYVSATVLRAMDVPAGQMPARSLGIAHAAIDPGDAALSVALSVPDNPRPRQDMRVRVSVSGGAEGEMAWVTLAAVDLGILNLTGFQSPDPQGHYFGQRQLGMEMRDVYGRLIDGMNGALGVVRSGGDAGSGMRRQSPPPTQNLMAVFSGPVEIGPEGETFINVPVSAFNGTVRLMSVAWSDTGVGQATTDVVLRDPVVVTASLPRVLAPGDSSRLRLELAHAEGPAGEMQVTLTAPSALRFAQMQASVTLIEGGRATLDLPVEALEIGDHVMTATLTTPAGRTLSQKLTLPVRVNDPAVATTRRFSLGADETFTLDEEVFADLRAGTGSALISAGPLARFDAPGLLSQLDRYPYGCTEQVTSQAMPLLYLSSVAEASGLGTAPKVDAQIAETIAQILTRQASNGAFGLWRAQSGEFWLDAYVGDFLSRARAQGHEMPDRAFRLAMDNLRNRVNFAPDFDRGGEDIAYALMVLAREGAASMGDLRYYADVKGDAFATPLAAAQLGAALASYGDQTRADRMFARAVRLLLSDQDPDTPVWRADFGTSLRDAAGVLTLAAEAGSQVVDTTALSRRIAAQPGRRSTQEAAWSLLAAHALIDGPGAEGLEVNGAPVSSPFVRLLEAGMANGSYAVTSSRPTDITLTTIGVPLTPPGAGGTGFSIERSYFDLDGQPLDPAALGVGQRFVTVLEVVPFEETGARLIIDDPLPGGVEIDNPNLLRAGDVRALDWLEPSRVEHAEFRSDRFVAAVDLRGSRTVRLAYVARAVTPGAYHHPAASVEDMYRPRFRARTATGRVVVTE
- a CDS encoding 2-keto-4-pentenoate hydratase, which produces MFRFFSAMCLGALAAGSALAACATDAQISAFVEDYMANTPTAALAADGTMEDALCTQAKVAEALSAKMGPVIGYKAGLTSRPAQERFGVEEPVHGVLYRDMMLEDGASVPVQFGAIPMFEADLVLVVGSEAINQAQNSREVMTHLSAIHPFIELPDLTYAQGEPINAVTLTAIGVAPKLGVLGPALDVPDHDALSEMNVTVTAADGTLLAEAPGAAVLGHPANSVLWLVSKGIELKPGDLVSVGSIGPLIPPAKAKGGATVRYLGLPGDPEVSVVFEE